A stretch of DNA from Triticum dicoccoides isolate Atlit2015 ecotype Zavitan chromosome 2A, WEW_v2.0, whole genome shotgun sequence:
tttatacacatttagcaTTTTGAAATATATAATTAACATTTTTTGATGCATTGTCAACATATTTTTAAATTTATGTCTTTATGTTCAATTTCTTTATGCAAGttatacatttttcgtatacatcacacatatttttttaatacatgatcaacgtTTTTTATACACATTGTATTTTTTGTATATATTacaaacattttttctatacacacttaacacttttcaaatgcttgattaatattttgcaAAACTTGATTAATTTTTTTCGAATGCTAGATTAATATTTTtagattagatacatgatcaaaaTTTTCATACACATTTTATATATTTTTGTATACACCAGAGATATTTTCTCTATACAAATTTAACATGTTTCAAATCCTTggttaatattttttaaattttatgtaatttttttagaatatataaacagaaataaaaatacaaaaggaaaaaatatcaaacaaaaatgaaaaaaaacagaaaaattatgCATGCCTCTCTCGCGTGCTGAAGTGGCCCAATTAGGGAGACGCCTTCTGTCTCGCTTGAAGTGTGGCATAGCCGCGCCCTTatttaaggctagtcatagtgggagtaacttaggtagtaacatagcgcacttcgaattttttttgtttatgtagcatgtagttaatgagaagtggtaacataatatgttatgctttccaagacaagatgagtctacaagccattaaatgaagctacatatgacactactagtatgttactttgcactataaagataataacttagactagtgtcatatgcatgatactagtataagttactcctcactatgaccagcctaaggctCGTTTGTGTTGACCTTCCCCCTCAACATGAGCGAGCTGACAGGACAATTAATGCTAGGAACTGTAGCGGTTCAGTGGGGGAGCGGCTATGTATGGCCTGTTGGGCATTTCCTATACGACACTTGATGCGGCGGTTAAAGGCATCGGCGCAAACGGGTGCGCACTCTCTAACCTCTATCGATGTTGCATGGGTGGCCCATTTTTTCTGTCAAATTTTCAAATGGGGGGGCACGGGATTCGCACCCGACACCTTTCTTCCAATGAGAACCCCACTAACCACAACGACGTCTGAACCCTTGTGCCCACTTAGTTCATTTTGTCCTTTTAATCTTTCTTCAGTTCACAGccgattcttcttcttcttttgatatGCTTCTTTTAccagttttattttgttttttctttatttccctatttattttattttttgcattttatttatttatttacttttctttaATTTCATTATTTTTACAAAATGCATGAACTTTTTAAAACATTaattattattttcaaatttgagaaacaaaattcaaaattgatgaacttttatgTAAAATCGATGAGTATTTTTTAATTTTTGATGAAATTTTATAAAATCCATGAattcttttcaaatttgtgaattttttcaaaaactatgaattttttttaaaatatatgaACTTTGTTTGAAATCCATGAAACTTAGTTTTCAATATCGATGAGCTTTGATCAAAATGTACAAACTTTGTTGAGACTCCAGATTTCTTTTCAAAATTGTCTTTTTTTTATTTGTGAAATTTTTTCCTGAAATTTCATTCAAAactgtgaacttttttgaattcatgatttgTTTTAGGATAGTTTTGTTTTTCGTTGTTTTTATTCAAAACTgaatggttgactggtcaaccatcgAGCAGTTAACCGCTGCCCGATGAAGTGACTGCATCCCGAGCCGAGGGATCGCGCGGAACCAGCCTCCGTTGGGCGAGGCCTAGGGACCTTCACGTGAGTGCCACAAAGCAGATCAGGCGCTAAAGGCGCCGTATAGGACCTCCCGGCGTGCTCACAGTGTCCAATTGTCGACACTTCGCACAAAGACAAGCGCATCGAGCGATTAAATGGACCAGCCCATTCTACAACTACGATAAGGTTTTGGGATCGTTCTGCAAGGTTCCTGAACTAGTTTTCCACTCCGGTTTTGGGATCCTTCTAAaaggttcctgaaccggttttAGTTGTTACCACTGTTTAGTGTTtagtttttcttttatttctttttgtttatGTTTTTTATAATTCATTTTCTTTTCAGGTTAACTTtttaaaaatgtttgtgatttaaaatatttttaattattttttcgaAAATGTTTGTTCTTTTTAAAAATGTTTGGAAATTTAAAACAATCCCATTTAAAAAAAATGTCAGAATTCAGTAAATTTTCCAATTTTCAAATTTACTTCATAAATTCAAAAGTGCTCGTGCTTTTAAAAGATATTTGAGTATTTTCAGATTTCTTTTTAAAATGTTTCAGAATTTTAAGAAACATTCACATTTTCTTAAacttgttcaaaattttgaaaatgttcttgttttcaattttgttcacggattcaaaaatgtttgtgttttcaaattACTTTCAAgaattgaattttttttcaaaaacatcAATTCACTAAGGTAAAAAAAGAtctacagcgcaaaaaaaaagaacttctccaaagtgttgCACGCTACACCTGCTAATGGGTTGGCCCAGTCTGGCTTCCCTAGGAAGTCTCAACTGAAGTTTTGTTCGTATTTTGCAAGAAATATTATGAATAGCCCTTTGGAGCTCAGTCAAGCGTACCTAGCAGCAAGATTTTTTTCCCATAGTTTAGTTTTCAAGAAGGTTTTTTGTTTTCAATTTAAAAACCAGAAATGTTTTAGgtgaaaacatgaacaattttgaaatGTTTGTAAATTTTATTTAAAAAAGTGATCTTATTTTTATTAGGAAAAACATAATTTTTAAAatttatatttttttcaaaaaaacatattttgaaaattttgaacattttaaaagaaaaataaaactaaaaaagagaaaggaaaaacaTAAAGATAAACCTAAAAAactccttctagaaggttcccaaagcaAATAAATAATGAGAGGAACCTTCCTAAAACTGCTATGCACATAGTAAGCCAGGATAGCTAAATGTGTTGGCGCAAATTGCATCAGTCCTTAGCTGCCAATGTGTTTGTGCCGCAACTTGCCATAACGAGCTTCAAATTGAGAACACTCAACTCAGGCCTTGTCCGGTTGCATCCCCTCCTTACGGAATTGGAGGGGATTTAAGGGGTTTTGACTTGTAGgggatttacccccccccccccccaattgcTGCCAATCCCCTTCAATTCTGTGTCAATCGAACAGGCCCTGGGCCATGAATGTTGCCACGGGAAGCCACCCAGTGGGTTGTCCTCATTGGAGCGGGTAGCCATCATCCAAGTTTGACATGCTCATGACCCAAAGGAACCACTAGTCGCTTGCTTCCCAGTTCCAACCGGTTGGCGAGCTCACCGTCTACTCTACGGTGAGTGCACTATCGCGTTTGAAGAAGATATACACCTCAGACGAATCAACAGAACAAGAAACGAAAGCAAGACAAAATGCATGCACGGTTGTCACAACAGGTAAAACACGAAAGCCTTCAATTTGCAGCCAAGCATCTCTAGAATGTAAGATAGAACCACATCCTCATGGCAAACTGGTTAGATATTATAATAGAGTTCATTACTGCTGGGCTTAGCACAAGTGACATGGACGATGATAGCATACTTTTTTCTCCTCGAGAAGGAGAGTTTACCCGGCCTCATGCACACAGTAAAAAACAACGATAACATCTAACTTAGAGATCATAATAAGACCGAAAGAAACACGTTGATCTAACTTTAAACTGCATCACCATAGATGTATGTGTAGAAATGCGCAAAATAAATCTCGCGACAAGATGACGACATGAGCCAAGGGTACCGAAGGTATACCCAAGCGTTGAGTGCTTCCTCAATCTCCAACTTGATTGTGTTAGTCGAACGTCTCAAGTGGTCAGGTTGAGGGAGGGGGTGTCAGTTGTAGTAACCAACAAAGATTTATAAGCCCGTATCTACAGGATCGTGATCTTGTTTGGTTGGGCCTAGTATAGTCCAATCCATGCCCACCATTTTGATTATTTTTAATAAAACTAACTTTTTAACTCGGGACAAACTAACTTGACTCAACCATTGTGGTCGTCTTCCCTCACTCCATTGCGCCCATCAAACGGAAAATAAGAAGATAACCTTCCATCCATCCATATCTCACCGACGATGATATTAAGAACGTCCTACCGACCACTTCCTCACCGTCTTCACCCCTTCTAGTGGTGGGCGTTGCGTCTACAAGACGTAGGAAGTGTTGGGTACCACATCAAACCTCATGCCCACTCCTGCTCTTGGCACCACCACCTCTTCGCCCCTCNNNNNNNNNNNNNNNNNNNNNNNNNNNNNNNNNNNNNNNNNNNNNNNNNNNNNNNNNNNNNNNNNNNNNNNNNNNNNNNNNNNNNNNNNNNNNNNNNNNNNNNNNNNNNNNNNNNNNNNNNNNNNNNNNNNNNNNNNNNNNNNNNNNNNNNNNNNNNNNNNNNNNNNNNNNNNNNNNNNNNNCCACCCTTGGTCGCCTTTGCCAGACTCTTCGGCATCATGACATACATTGCTCGATTACCAGCCTTCTTGAACCGAAGTAGTGATCCGCATGACGTGGTGTGTCAAAGAGATCATGCATTCCAAAGTAGGCCCTAACATTCTACCGCAATTTGAGGAATAAAAATAAATCATTCTTTGAATATTGCATTGGCCACCTCCACTACCAAAACATATTTTCATCACAGTCGTGTGTTCTACTGTGCCGATGAGACTGTTGACACATCTTCCTCGACCGTGCGCTCACATGCAATTTGGAGCCCCCCTGGCGCGCAATTGTGCTGCCTATGTCTAGTACATCGATGCCGAGCTGTGGGCTTATCCGCTGATGGCATTACTCCCTCCTTGTCTTATGCAGAGAAGCTCAAGTCGATAGTGATCGTCGCTTTCCTTTGGGAGATATGGAAAAGCAGGAACACTAGGGTCTTCGGCAATGAGTGCCCATTAGCGAGCTACGTCGGTCGCAACATTGTTGTGGACATCCTCCTCTAGTGTTGGCATTGCTCATGCTCGATCTTCAAGTCCAATCTTGAAGCTTGGGTGCAAAGGTTCATACCATCGCTATAGCTGCCACACAAGTGTTATAAACCACCTCCTCCATTTTTACATGTTTGCGCTACTTAGCGCTTCTTACCCTCGATTTGTTTCAGAACCTTTTGAGGACTTTAGAGAGTTTTTCAACCCTGCTGTAACCAGTGCAACTGAACTTTTGTTGTGGTTTTAATTTGTTTTTGAATTTTAGTGACATGGTAAATCTATGTTGTGTATAACTCAGAGTTTTAAAAAGGTCTTCGAGCTTTTGGTGTGCCGGCTGCCGCCTTAACCCAGCGAGTGGCCAGTGGGAGGGAGCGagagaacttgtaagacatgcctAAAATGGGAAGGGAAATAAATGAAAGAAGTATTTTCCCCGGTCGGGATCGAATCGAAACGGGAAAGAATTGTCACGCGCGCTACCCCACCATATCCGCTCCACCCAGCTTCGGGAGGCCGACATCGTGAGAAAGCTGCACCAGTCAGCCGCGCCCACACCCGCGGCTAAACCACCGCCAAGCGAACCGGCAGCCGGCAGACGCCCCCACCCACCCAGCACGAGACAGGCGAGAGCACCGAGCGACGTGCCGACGACATGGGCGACGTCGCCGTGGCAGCGGGCGGGCTCTCCtccccgccgaccccgccgccgccggagctggGCATGGTGGCGCGCGCCGTGGAGCGGCTCGTGGCGCGGAACGACGCGCTGCTGCTGCTGGACGCGGAgcagggcggcggcgaggggatcaCCGGGATGGCGGCGTTCGAGGGCACGGGCCCGCCGCGGATCGGCGTGGCGCAGTACCTGGAGCGGGTGCACCGGTACGCGGCGCTGGAGCCCGAGTGCTACGTGGTGGCCTACGCGTACGTGGACCGGGCCGCGCACCGCCGCCCCGCGGCCGCCGTCGCGTCCAAGAACGTGCACCGGCTGCTCCTCGCATGCCTCCTCGTCGCCTCCAAGGTCCTGGACGACTTGTAAGTTTCCTTTCTCTTCTTCCTTCCATGCTACTCGACGACCGACGCAATAACAGAGTAGGAACTCTATCACCATTGCCGTCAAGCTAGACAAGAACAGCCAAAGAAGCATAACCATCACGTACTAATGATGTACACTAGCTACTAAGACAGTGCCGTACGACCGAAGGGCAGAGCTAGGGATCCAGACCAACCATGACCACAACTAACTTTGGAAAAATATGGCCACAGTAAATAGATCAAAAATCTGGAGACGGCAAAGGAGAATACTAGTGGTACTTTGTATGGCAGTGAGGCACTTTCATTCAAGTGGAAGAAAGGGAAGGGGCGTGTACGATTTTGCCTGTGCTCGATCAGTTATTCCCTGTCACGTCAGTTGGTTCGGTGTTACCACACACTCAAGTACTCTATAACGACTGGTAGGTGTAGTACGTACACTGGCTATGTATGTGGCGCTTCATGCATGATCCGTCCGTATTTAATTATGTCGTCGTCAAACAAAAGTTTAGACTCTTCAAAGTACAGTACATGACAGGTACCTCCATAAATAAACAACGTCTTGATCAGACAGATCACGGAGATATACTGCGTGATTGTTGCCTGACGTAGTGACGTTGATCAGGATGAATGCCCAAGTCACATTTTGCTCGATTGGCGCTTTTTCACACATTCACGCATGTTCCATGGTGAAAATTAATAAGTAAACTGATTAACTGAACCCTGTTGGATCTTGCCTGACATGCGGATACATGTGGGGTGCATGCAGCCACCACGacaacgccttcttcgcgcgcgtgGGCGGAGTGAGCAACGCGGAGATGAACAAGCTGGAGCTGGAGCTCCTCGGCGTGCTCGACTTCGAGGTCATGCTCAGCCGCCGCCTCTACGACCTCTACCGCGCGCACCTCCACAAGCAGCAGGCCGACGGCCACCACGACACGTCCATCAAGCCGGATCAGGAGCCCTCGAGGGTCGACGGCGGCGAGGAGGACCACGACGATGACCGGATAACGCGGCTGCCGGAAGGCGTCTTGCGGTACGACTGGAGCCAGCAGGCGCCGGCGGCGAACGGCGGGCGGCGACACTCGTCGTCGCAGGCACCGTCGCGGTACTCCTAGGTAGCTTCTGCCTTCTGGGCTAGGCCACGTACAGCGATCGATGTGCACATTAACTAACTGTATACGTACTGCTCGGATTCGATGTGTATGGACGGTGAGTGGAATACAAACCTCCTCCCGTCGTTTTAATTCCAGGCAGGAATGAAGATGTCACCGGTAATCTAGACCTGTAAAATAAATACAGGTGTAAAAACTTACACCCATTataagagggtgtttgtttccagggacttattggtttagggacttaaaaaagttcctataagtcccatctaaactaaacaagagggacttatagggacttaaagtgggcatttgagacttataaaataagactctcaaggaggaacttatagggacttatagttgtaatatggttttTTAGTCAATGttaagtcccaggaaccaaacaggtagaGACTTTTTAAGGACttgggacttataagttgggacaaaAAAAGTCTTaaaacttatgaaccaaacagagcCTAAGCAGGGCGTAAGATTGGAGTTAAATCTGCCGGTACTGTACCTGCTTAAACTTGAATGCCAAGAACCTTGCATGCAAGCATTGCCTCCTTTTTTGTTAAGTGCTgtcctttttttccttttgtatGTGTGTTTGTGTTAGTGTGTGACACATTCAGTTCAGTTCGCCCACCCTTAAAAAATTATCCAGAACACTCCAATTTTATATACATGGAACACATTACATTATATTGTTAATTTCAAGTTTAAGTATTGTTTTGAAACAGTTTTTACTATTTGTGTATTAAATGGACTTATGGCTGGATATAATTTAGATTTGAACTACAATTATCTCAAATAAGATATTAAATTTTTTATTTGAATATGAATAATCCAAGTAAGCCTCATAAAATTTTGCAAATAATTTGAAGCAATTTTGAACAGGCAACAACTTAGATATTTTCTaaattgaaaaaaaagaaagacAAAAAAGGGACGCATTTTTCGTATTTAAATTTCCGTCCATAATAAAAGATACAAGAGATACATGGatgaaggagaatgaggaaggCTAATTTCCTTCCGGCAAGGGAGAACATATAGAGACACGACTAGAGGAGTGCATTCTATTAAGAGAACGATTTAAGTAGATGGCATAGATACAAGTCATCAATGTATACTCTTAGTGGAAATTTTTAAACAAATTATTTGAGAATAGATAGACATTAAGTGAATAAAAAAATGCAAAAGGATGTTGGAGATAATCATGAAAGCCAAATGAATCTACAAGATGGGTTTGGGAACTCAATGCCACCGATTTTTAGTTATTACACACCAaagttttttttataaaacattaGATACTTAATGCAAGGGTTTCTACCAAAGTCTAAATCCTGTATTTTAGGACACATCAGTAGCTAGATTATTATCATGATATATTAAGGCTAACATAGCGACTCAAATAACAACTGAAAGCAGGAGTAaacatctagccgcgcaaatgggcGGATCACTCGGCTAGTTTTAATAAAAATAAATACAATATTAGAAATTTAACAACTTAGTTTTTCTAGTGGGGTTCTTTCTTGAGTATATATGGGGCACTAGATCATTCTTCCCACACGACCAAAGTCAGAAGAAGGATAAGTCAACCTTGTCAACAAAATCGCCAGTTATACCCCACAAGTTGATCTATGTAGAACTAAAACATTTAGGAACTATGAAAATGGATACACTAGTCCTTGTGGTGGGATGAACAAAAGCATGATGCACGGTGGATTTACAAAATACTAAGGTGATTGAGAACTTACAAACTTCCACACACATAAAGTACCTATTCTTAAACATTATTGGGATTTACTAATTCTCATATAGATGGGAATTAGTTTTTTTCTTGAGAATAAGATTGGAATTAGTTAAGTGTCATCTATCTAACTCTATAATATAGGGGAAATGATATGGTTCAGCCGGCGGATTAACAAGCTTGCGTCCACCGTCTTAGTTGCACGCCATGCGTCCCATGTGGCATGGTGAACCAGCCCCCCATGATCTCTCCTTTCTTCAACAACGCATCTATTGAAGAAAAAAAGATTGCAACAAGACCCCTATTACAAAAACAATTAAATTGCAATAAGGCCTCTGTTGCAAAAAAATGTAACAAGATCTCTATTGCAAAACAAAATGTAACATGACCTCCGTTGCACAAAAAACTGTAACAAAACATATGTGGCAAAAATAAAACTGCAACCTGACCTATGTTTTGCGAAAAAATTGCAACATGACCCGTGTTGTAGAAAATTACCGTTACACGACCTTTCTTGCAGTGGTAGAAGGTGGCGCTCACCCCTCAATCCGCCAGATCCGACTCTCGCGAGGCGACAAACCTTTTAAAAAGATTCGTTAGCCGATGCGTAGAAGCACCCttgtatttttgattttttttacattttagaGTTTTTTTAAAAGATGGGTACATTGctttcacatgagcatgttcacaaTTCAAATGTGCGCAACTTATTTGTCCATCTTGGATCCGTAACTTGTTTGATTATGATTTAGTTTTATGCTCCAACATAGTTACATATCCATCCCAACACGGAACTTGCCCCAGTACTTACCTAGTTGCATATCTGTTCTTGATACGTAACTTGATCCTAACTAACCCAGTTATATGTTCACTTTTAATACATAACTGGTCTGACCTAGCTGCATGTTGAAACCAACACGTAATTTGCCCAACTCCGACCTAGTTGCATGTTCACACTCGACATTCAACACTCAACTTGCTAATATGTCCACCTCGACACGCAACTTGTCCTCGACACCTAACCAGTTGCATGTGGACCCTTGACATGTAACTTGCTCAACTTTGATCCAGTTGCATGCCCACCCTTGACACACAACTGTTGGAAACATGTCCTGGAGGTAATAgtattgttaccattactatcaaaatatcatattattgtgctattgatcactttgctgtagatatttagtcttcatgtgtggttgaattgacaactcaattactaatacttacaaatattttttggctccccttgtgtcgaatctataaatttgggttgaatactctactctcgaaaacagttgcgatctcctatacttgtgggttatcagcgggtTTAAAGTTATATGGAGACTAAAAGGAAACAGAGGGTGTTGGGATGTCTCAATAGCACCCTAGTGTAGGAAGCACAAGTATGGACGTGGACTCCTGCATTTAcatgtctgatgacccacaagtataggggatctgtcgtagtcctttcgataagtaagagtgtcgaacccaacgaggagcagaaggaaatgataagcggttttcagtaaggtattctctgcaagcactgaaattatcggcaatAGATAGTTATGTGATAAGGTAATtgataacgagtagcaagtaataaaagtaaataaggtgcagcaagatggcccaatcctttttatagcaaaggacaagcctggacaaactcttatatgatgtaaacgctcccaaggacacatgggaattattgtcaatctagttttcatcacgatcatatgattcgcgttcggtactttgataatttgatatgtgggtggaccggtgcttgagtgctgtccttacttggacaagcatcccacttatgattaacccctattgcaagcatccgcaactacaatagaagtattaaggtaaacctaaccatagcatgaaacatatggatccaaatcatccccttacgaagcaacgcataaactagggtttaagattctgtcactctagcaacccatcatctacttattacttcccaatgcctccctctagtcccaaacaatggtgaagtgtcatgtactcggtgttcacatgacaccactagagggatgacaacatacatctcatcaaaatatcgaacgaataccaaattcacataactgctaatagcaagacttctcccatgtcctcaggaacaaacgtaatgtaacacccacgatgcggctatatctcccacgtgtcggagcacgacttagaggcataaccgcattgtaggcaatgtcgcaagaggggtaatctttacacatcccatgtactgaaaaagaaagaggtacatagttggcttacaatcgccacttcacacaatacataaatatagcattacaatcatccagatacaatcaaggtccgactatggaaccaaaataaagacaaccccaaatgcataagatccccgattgccccaactgggctccactactgatcgtctggaaaggaaacgtagtatcgtcctgagtcctcatcgaactcccacttgagctcaatcgTATCTCCtggatggtatcatcggcacctgcatctagttttggaagtaatctgtgagtcacggggactcagcaatctcacaccctcgcgatcaagactatttaaacttatgggtaggtaaaaggtatgaggtggagttgcagcaagcactagcatatatggtggctaatcttacgcaaatgagagcgagaagagaaaaaggcaaggcacggtcgagaatctatgatcaagaagtgatcctagactacttacgttcaagcataacacgagaccgtgttctcttcccagactccgccgaaaaaagaccatcacggctacacacgccgttgatccattttaattaagttaagtttcaggttttctacaaccggatattaacaaattctcatctgcccataaccgcgggcacggcttttgaaagttcaataccctgcaggggtgtcccaacttagcccatcacaagctctcatggtcaacgaaggttattccttctcccaggacggcccgatcagactcgaaatcccggttacaagacatttcgacaaaggtaaaacaagaccagcaaagccacccgaatgtgccgacaaatcccgataggagctgcacatatctcgttctcagggcacaccagataggtcaagctacgagtaaaaccaaccctcgagttgccccgaggtggccccgcaggctgcccgtttcggaccaacactcagaggagcactggcccgagggggtttaaaaataaagatgacccttgagtccgcgaaacccaagggaaaaaggctaggtggcaaatggtaaaaccaaggttgggccttgctggaggagttttattcaaggcgaactgtcaaggggttcccattataacccaaccgcgtaaggaacgcaaaatcaaggaacataacaccggtatgacggaaactagggcggcaagagtggaacaaaacaccaggcataaggccgagccttccaccctttaccaagtatataggtgcattaaagtaaacaagatataataatgatatcccaataataaacatgttccaacaaggaacaaactccaatcttcacctgcaactagcaacgctataagaggggctgagcaaagcggtaacatagccaatcaacgatttgctaggagaaggtgggttagaggtttgacatggcaatatgggaggcatgatatagcatgtggtaggtatcgcagcataggcatagcaaaagagcgagcaactagcaagcaaagatagaagtgatttcgagggtatggtcatcttgcctgcaaagttctccgagttgacgtaagcttgatcctcgtaagcgtactcaacgggttcctcgatcacgtacttgtctcccggctctacccaaagaaagaacacaagcaaagggagacacaatcaaccacagtgcaatgcgcaagcaacatgatgcaaaacatggcatgatatgcgggatgtgatatgcaatgcatatgcatgctccggaaggaaaagattgaaccaagcctcaacttggcaaaccaagagtgttgCTGGAaaaatgagttgatttcggtcgaaatcgatataaagatcaccagaatcggatgcaatgtttgcaaatagcaagcaaaacaataatggcactaaactacaattaacagcatgatgccatctagaatgcatcaagaaaataagctactgcacccTAACATGGAAACAAAGCACAtgtcagtgatccactcaagaagcttgacaaaagatgaacactaagctacggctaattcacataatagcaggttcaaacaagcatggaaaaagtgcaaaagatatcaggttcacagacttagtaaaattaacaacatgtcaggaaaTAACAccaagaagcaatgtttagagcaagataacaacatgctacatgaacatatcatggcaaagcaaggcatggcatgaatctactcaaagaatgtaacaaaagtc
This window harbors:
- the LOC119356589 gene encoding cyclin-P1-1-like, with protein sequence MGDVAVAAGGLSSPPTPPPPELGMVARAVERLVARNDALLLLDAEQGGGEGITGMAAFEGTGPPRIGVAQYLERVHRYAALEPECYVVAYAYVDRAAHRRPAAAVASKNVHRLLLACLLVASKVLDDFHHDNAFFARVGGVSNAEMNKLELELLGVLDFEVMLSRRLYDLYRAHLHKQQADGHHDTSIKPDQEPSRVDGGEEDHDDDRITRLPEGVLRYDWSQQAPAANGGRRHSSSQAPSRYS